A region of Streptomyces sp. WMMC500 DNA encodes the following proteins:
- a CDS encoding PP2C family protein-serine/threonine phosphatase, with product MAGIELQRLLRPAIAHPAESPAASYDRLSAWAGDLTALHELTGRLARTTELEQALYEIVRAGAQLIGARRGFAVLHPADGRSPDTRVGYGIGAAELGAMETVPRASTSYGRILDAPAATRPADVCRPDLAAEPDLHPRHRDVAMRLGYAAGYAVPLAATAAGTGTATGATRAPGRAGPAGGGGPAGRAPAGPRPPGPGQPDQGGMAQPGQTGTGQRRRPPPALLGAVEWLYDGPARPTERQRRITGLYARHAGDHLARILDLARARTTADAVRAALLPARLPRVPGARVAVRHRTGPLGGGDFYDVLPLPDGALGLAVGSAGGGGPAAVAAMGQLRAGLRAYAVMEGEDPVAVLSDLELLMRLTEPGRRATALFAYAPPGRRSMVVAGAGHCPPLVTGPWRTEYAETSLSAPLNMLTCWEAPSVTIDPAPGETILLYTDGLLHRTGRPTDQAMNRLHHAAATAPAPVRDDPEALTDHVLARLLPAGPDDGAGHPEDVVLLAVQLTG from the coding sequence GTGGCCGGAATTGAGCTGCAGCGACTGCTGCGACCCGCTATCGCCCACCCCGCCGAGTCCCCCGCGGCCTCGTACGACCGCCTCTCCGCCTGGGCCGGCGACCTCACCGCACTCCACGAACTGACCGGACGTCTCGCCCGCACGACGGAGTTGGAACAGGCGCTCTACGAGATCGTGCGCGCCGGCGCACAACTCATCGGCGCGCGCCGCGGCTTCGCCGTCCTGCACCCCGCCGACGGCCGCAGCCCCGACACCCGCGTCGGGTACGGCATCGGCGCCGCGGAACTCGGCGCCATGGAGACCGTGCCACGCGCGTCCACGTCGTACGGGCGCATCCTCGATGCCCCCGCCGCCACCCGCCCCGCCGACGTCTGCCGCCCCGACCTCGCCGCCGAACCCGACCTCCACCCCCGCCACCGCGACGTCGCCATGCGCCTCGGCTACGCCGCCGGCTATGCGGTGCCGCTCGCCGCCACGGCGGCCGGCACGGGCACGGCGACGGGCGCCACGCGGGCTCCGGGCAGGGCCGGGCCGGCAGGCGGCGGAGGGCCGGCGGGACGCGCACCGGCCGGTCCGCGACCCCCGGGACCGGGACAGCCGGACCAGGGCGGTATGGCACAACCGGGCCAGACGGGAACCGGACAGCGCAGACGCCCGCCCCCCGCCCTCCTCGGCGCCGTCGAATGGCTCTACGACGGGCCCGCCCGCCCCACCGAACGGCAACGCCGCATCACCGGCCTCTACGCCCGCCACGCCGGCGACCACCTCGCCCGGATCCTCGACCTCGCCCGCGCCCGCACCACCGCCGACGCCGTACGCGCCGCCCTGCTCCCCGCCCGCCTCCCCCGCGTCCCCGGCGCCCGCGTCGCCGTCCGGCACCGCACCGGGCCCCTCGGCGGCGGCGACTTCTACGACGTCCTCCCCCTCCCCGACGGCGCCCTCGGCCTCGCCGTCGGCTCCGCGGGCGGCGGCGGCCCGGCCGCCGTCGCCGCCATGGGCCAGTTGCGCGCGGGGCTGCGCGCGTACGCCGTCATGGAAGGCGAGGACCCCGTCGCCGTCCTGTCCGACCTCGAACTCCTCATGCGGCTGACCGAACCCGGCCGCCGCGCCACCGCCCTCTTCGCGTACGCGCCACCCGGCCGCCGCAGCATGGTCGTCGCCGGCGCGGGACACTGCCCGCCGCTCGTCACCGGCCCCTGGCGCACCGAGTACGCGGAGACCTCCCTGTCCGCGCCGCTGAACATGCTGACCTGCTGGGAAGCGCCCAGCGTCACCATCGACCCCGCCCCGGGCGAAACCATCCTGCTCTACACCGACGGCCTCCTCCACCGCACCGGCCGGCCCACCGACCAGGCCATGAACCGCCTCCACCACGCCGCCGCCACCGCCCCCGCCCCCGTACGCGACGACCCCGAGGCGCTCACCGACCACGTACTCGCCCGCCTGCTGCCCGCCGGGCCCGACGACGGCGCCGGCCACCCCGAGGACGTCGTCCTGCTCGCCGTCCAGCTCACGGGCTGA
- a CDS encoding DUF5926 family protein, with amino-acid sequence MAKKRRPRTKASQPATVPDGDVPVVGAREPCPCGSGRRYKACHGRAAAQAVTELVRRPFEGLPGECDWVALRELVPAGTAPLTLTAGLPDDVPSLTLATVLPMAWPALRRDDGAVLLGLQNDTSSGDISRDLADVLQRALTTTPGSPVEPAALTGAGDGPRLQDLLDTTEALRPVVHDGFEFWLDDAESASGEVAASLERANAAAIPTARLGGVEAAYWCEAPEKNHLRWVMPHPEEQLLDALARLHAAGGSALAEDTRLVGSFRAHGLVVPVWDLPSSMTAEDCEKPAARFGERLAEALAVTEPLTGAERKARGGLSNRQVTLS; translated from the coding sequence ATGGCGAAGAAGCGCCGCCCCCGTACGAAGGCATCCCAGCCCGCCACCGTGCCCGACGGCGACGTCCCCGTCGTCGGCGCGCGCGAGCCCTGCCCGTGCGGCTCCGGCCGGCGGTACAAGGCATGTCACGGCCGCGCCGCCGCGCAGGCCGTCACCGAGCTGGTCCGCCGGCCCTTCGAAGGGCTGCCCGGCGAGTGCGACTGGGTGGCGCTGCGCGAACTCGTCCCCGCCGGCACCGCCCCCCTCACCCTCACCGCGGGCCTCCCCGACGACGTACCGTCGCTCACCCTCGCCACCGTGCTGCCCATGGCCTGGCCCGCGCTGCGCCGCGACGACGGCGCCGTGCTCCTCGGGCTGCAGAACGACACCTCCTCCGGCGACATCAGCCGCGACCTCGCCGACGTACTGCAGCGCGCGCTGACCACCACCCCCGGCTCCCCCGTCGAACCCGCCGCGCTCACCGGCGCCGGCGACGGCCCGCGGCTCCAGGACCTCCTCGACACCACCGAGGCCCTGCGGCCCGTCGTACACGACGGGTTCGAGTTCTGGCTGGACGACGCGGAGTCGGCCTCCGGCGAGGTCGCCGCGTCGCTGGAACGGGCCAACGCCGCCGCGATCCCCACCGCCCGCCTGGGCGGCGTCGAGGCCGCGTACTGGTGCGAGGCACCCGAGAAGAACCACCTGCGCTGGGTCATGCCCCACCCCGAGGAACAGCTCCTCGACGCCCTCGCCCGGCTGCACGCCGCCGGCGGCTCCGCGCTCGCCGAAGACACCCGCCTCGTCGGGTCCTTCCGCGCGCACGGACTCGTGGTGCCGGTGTGGGACCTCCCGTCGTCCATGACGGCGGAGGACTGCGAGAAGCCCGCCGCCCGGTTCGGCGAGCGGCTGGCGGAGGCGCTGGCCGTCACCGAGCCGCTGACGGGGGCGGAACGCAAGGCCCGCGGCGGCCTCTCCAACCGCCAGGTGACGCTGAGCTGA
- a CDS encoding bifunctional DNA primase/polymerase, which yields MREYPGKRRRRNGQRALPDAALTFASQWQWPVVPGAGLEPRRPGRRDRTRESQESQHSQESQGSLQPAARPHDRECTCPYAECAAPGAHPYDPGVLAATTDPRMVRWWWEQRPDAPVLLATGGRAPSAVSLPAVTAARALTRLDRLGVRTGPVVATPERWALLVASYGYDELGELLGEHGWVPASLGFHGEGGYLALPPSQTGAGRVRWERAPRPDGGAPWLPPVASVVDVLVAAVVAAPGEGSRFVG from the coding sequence ATGCGCGAATATCCCGGAAAGCGGCGCAGGCGTAACGGGCAGCGGGCGCTGCCTGACGCGGCGCTGACGTTCGCTTCGCAGTGGCAGTGGCCCGTCGTGCCCGGAGCGGGCCTGGAACCGCGGCGGCCCGGCCGCCGCGACCGGACGCGGGAATCGCAGGAATCGCAGCATTCGCAGGAATCACAGGGATCCCTGCAACCGGCGGCCCGGCCGCATGACCGCGAGTGCACCTGCCCCTATGCGGAGTGCGCCGCGCCCGGAGCACATCCCTACGACCCCGGCGTGCTCGCCGCGACCACGGACCCGCGCATGGTCCGCTGGTGGTGGGAGCAGCGGCCGGACGCGCCGGTGCTGCTCGCCACCGGTGGCCGCGCGCCGAGCGCGGTGAGCCTGCCGGCGGTGACCGCCGCGCGGGCGCTGACCCGGCTGGACCGGCTCGGGGTGCGTACGGGCCCGGTGGTGGCCACGCCGGAGCGCTGGGCGCTGCTGGTGGCCAGCTACGGCTACGACGAGCTGGGCGAGCTGCTCGGCGAGCACGGCTGGGTGCCGGCGTCGCTCGGTTTCCACGGCGAGGGCGGCTATCTGGCCCTGCCGCCGTCGCAGACGGGCGCGGGGCGGGTCCGCTGGGAGCGGGCGCCGCGGCCGGACGGCGGGGCGCCGTGGCTGCCGCCCGTGGCGTCGGTGGTCGACGTGCTCGTGGCGGCGGTGGTGGCGGCCCCGGGCGAGGGCAGCAGGTTCGTCGGCTGA
- a CDS encoding trypsin-like peptidase domain-containing protein, with amino-acid sequence MSTENDGATPPRPDFPPPDAGARSPVESPERSHQAAGGAWPAGPEGPGGSDAAGSPGGPGAGGHGEARTEQFAAVGAAGGRGSDGDRTGPAGGQTGPSGAAGSSGGAGPQWPPPPPPAGTSPAGATPAEPAGSPPPTQPGWGSAPPPGGSGWESGPRPPGNGGRRVGTVVAATLVAALIGGGIGGGIGYWAAEDDSSGTSTTVSGTQDGQEIENPPGSVAAIADNALPSVVTLEAGGASGDTGTGEEGGAATGTGFVYDKQGHILTNNHVVAGAEGSGSLTATFSNGKTYDAEVVGQASGYDVAVIKLTDASDANLTPLPLGDSDKVDVGDQTIAIGSPFGLSGTVTTGIVSAKNRPVASGDASGQTDSYMNALQTDASINPGNSGGPLLDHDGNVVGINSAIRPADSGSPFGGGQGGSIGLGFAIPINQADRVAQDLIDTGEPVYAIIGVSVDNSYQGKGAKVSESGSDAAGDPVTPGGPAADAGLQPGDVITRLDDTIIDSGPTLIAQLWAHKPGDTVEITYERGGDQKTVDITLGEREGDD; translated from the coding sequence GTGAGCACCGAGAACGACGGCGCGACGCCTCCGCGGCCGGACTTCCCGCCGCCGGATGCGGGAGCGAGGTCTCCGGTCGAGTCTCCCGAGCGCTCGCACCAAGCGGCCGGCGGCGCCTGGCCGGCGGGACCGGAGGGGCCGGGTGGTTCGGACGCTGCCGGCTCCCCCGGTGGTCCGGGTGCCGGGGGGCACGGTGAGGCGCGTACGGAGCAGTTCGCCGCGGTCGGCGCCGCGGGCGGCAGGGGCTCCGACGGCGACCGCACCGGGCCCGCCGGAGGTCAGACCGGGCCCAGCGGCGCCGCCGGCTCGTCCGGCGGCGCCGGCCCGCAGTGGCCCCCGCCCCCGCCGCCGGCGGGCACCTCCCCGGCGGGCGCCACACCGGCGGAACCCGCGGGCTCGCCGCCCCCCACCCAGCCGGGCTGGGGCAGCGCCCCGCCGCCCGGCGGCAGCGGCTGGGAGTCCGGCCCCCGGCCGCCGGGGAACGGCGGCCGGCGCGTGGGCACGGTGGTCGCGGCCACGCTCGTCGCCGCACTGATCGGCGGCGGGATCGGCGGCGGCATCGGGTACTGGGCGGCGGAGGACGACTCCAGCGGCACGTCCACGACCGTCTCGGGCACGCAGGACGGGCAGGAGATCGAGAACCCGCCCGGCTCGGTCGCCGCCATCGCCGACAACGCGCTGCCCAGCGTCGTCACCCTGGAGGCCGGCGGCGCGTCCGGTGACACCGGCACCGGCGAGGAGGGCGGCGCCGCCACCGGCACCGGCTTCGTCTACGACAAGCAGGGCCACATCCTCACCAACAACCACGTCGTGGCGGGCGCCGAGGGCAGCGGGTCGCTGACGGCGACGTTCTCCAACGGCAAGACGTACGACGCCGAGGTCGTCGGCCAGGCCAGCGGCTACGACGTGGCCGTCATCAAGCTGACCGACGCCTCCGACGCCAATCTGACGCCGCTGCCGCTCGGCGACTCCGACAAGGTCGACGTCGGCGACCAGACCATCGCCATCGGCTCCCCGTTCGGCCTGTCGGGCACGGTCACCACCGGCATCGTCAGCGCCAAGAACCGCCCGGTGGCCTCCGGCGACGCGAGCGGCCAGACGGACTCGTACATGAACGCCCTGCAGACCGACGCCTCCATCAACCCCGGCAACTCCGGCGGCCCGCTGCTGGACCACGACGGCAACGTCGTCGGTATCAACTCCGCGATCCGGCCGGCGGACAGCGGCAGTCCGTTCGGGGGCGGCCAGGGCGGCAGCATCGGGCTGGGCTTCGCCATCCCCATCAACCAGGCGGACCGGGTGGCGCAGGACCTCATCGACACCGGCGAGCCGGTCTACGCGATCATCGGCGTCTCCGTCGACAACTCGTACCAGGGCAAGGGTGCGAAGGTCAGCGAGTCGGGCAGCGACGCGGCCGGCGACCCGGTGACGCCCGGCGGCCCGGCGGCCGACGCGGGACTGCAGCCCGGCGATGTGATCACGAGGCTGGACGACACGATCATCGACAGCGGGCCGACGCTGATCGCCCAGTTGTGGGCGCACAAGCCGGGCGACACGGTGGAGATCACCTACGAGCGCGGCGGCGACCAGAAGACCGTGGACATCACCCTCGGCGAACGCGAGGGCGACGACTGA
- a CDS encoding glycerophosphodiester phosphodiesterase family protein yields MSHVPADRPYGRTEPGPPAVVAHRGASEEAPEHTLAAYRTAIEEGADALECDVRLTADGHLVCVHDRRVNRTSDGRGAVSALELADLAALDFGSWKAREARRDEVGRRQRETPEEPDWERTSVLTLERLLELVTDAGRRVELAIETKHPTRWAGQVEEKLVELLRRFGLAGPPAPGAHGGGGALRTAPGAAPAGDDGDDAASLVRVMSFSARSLHRVRAAAPAVPTVFLMQFLLPRFRDGRLPRGVGIAGPSLRIVRANPGYVARLHRAGHRVHVWTVDEPDDVALCARLGVEAVITNRPRQVRAQLDRLGYDTPPTGDA; encoded by the coding sequence GTGAGCCATGTACCAGCGGATCGGCCGTACGGGCGTACGGAGCCGGGACCGCCCGCCGTCGTCGCGCACCGGGGTGCGTCCGAGGAGGCGCCGGAGCACACGCTCGCCGCGTACCGCACGGCCATCGAAGAGGGCGCCGACGCGCTGGAGTGCGACGTACGGCTCACCGCCGACGGTCATCTCGTCTGCGTCCACGACCGGCGCGTCAACCGTACCTCCGACGGCCGCGGCGCCGTCTCCGCTCTGGAACTCGCCGACCTCGCCGCCCTCGACTTCGGCTCCTGGAAGGCCCGCGAGGCACGCCGCGACGAGGTGGGCCGGCGCCAGCGCGAGACGCCGGAGGAGCCCGACTGGGAACGTACCTCGGTACTCACCCTGGAGCGCCTGCTGGAGCTGGTGACCGACGCCGGGCGCCGGGTGGAGCTGGCCATCGAGACCAAGCACCCCACCCGCTGGGCCGGGCAGGTGGAAGAGAAGCTGGTCGAGCTGCTGCGCCGGTTCGGCCTCGCCGGCCCGCCGGCGCCCGGCGCCCACGGCGGCGGCGGCGCGCTCCGTACAGCCCCCGGCGCCGCCCCCGCCGGCGACGACGGCGACGACGCCGCCTCCCTCGTACGGGTGATGAGCTTCTCCGCCCGCTCCCTGCACCGCGTCCGCGCCGCGGCGCCCGCCGTCCCGACCGTCTTCCTCATGCAGTTCCTCCTCCCCCGCTTCCGCGACGGCCGCCTCCCGCGCGGCGTGGGCATCGCGGGACCGAGCCTGCGCATCGTCCGCGCCAACCCCGGCTATGTCGCCCGACTTCACCGCGCCGGCCACCGCGTCCACGTCTGGACCGTCGACGAGCCCGACGACGTCGCGCTGTGCGCCCGCCTCGGCGTCGAGGCCGTCATCACCAACCGCCCCCGCCAGGTCCGCGCCCAGCTCGACCGCCTCGGCTACGACACACCGCCGACCGGCGATGCATGA
- a CDS encoding ATP-binding protein, with product MVMFVVAQQAPASSMAVPHGPDGVGLARRRLRADLRARGAAEATVDDAVLVLSELLSNACRHARPLATPAATADAELLVPVRADARPAAVPGQDPAPGAEAAPAAVQHSEDSPAAAGPGTADTRVRADWHIDPDGRVTVAVTDGGGPTRPLPATPSVTAKGGRGLAIISSLASDWGVRYDAGPLGEVTVWASLPGH from the coding sequence GTGGTGATGTTCGTGGTGGCACAGCAGGCGCCGGCTTCGTCCATGGCCGTTCCCCACGGCCCGGACGGAGTAGGGCTCGCGCGCCGCCGGTTGCGCGCCGACCTGCGCGCCCGGGGCGCCGCCGAGGCGACCGTCGACGACGCCGTACTCGTCCTGTCCGAACTGCTCAGCAACGCGTGCAGGCACGCCAGACCGCTGGCCACACCGGCGGCGACCGCGGACGCCGAACTGCTCGTGCCCGTCCGCGCCGACGCCCGGCCCGCCGCCGTCCCCGGCCAGGACCCGGCGCCCGGCGCGGAAGCCGCGCCCGCCGCTGTCCAGCACTCCGAAGACTCGCCCGCCGCCGCGGGCCCCGGTACCGCGGACACGCGCGTACGGGCCGACTGGCACATCGATCCGGACGGCCGCGTCACCGTCGCCGTCACCGACGGTGGCGGACCCACCCGGCCACTTCCCGCCACACCCTCGGTCACCGCCAAGGGCGGCCGCGGCCTGGCCATCATCTCCTCCCTCGCCTCCGACTGGGGCGTGCGCTACGACGCCGGCCCCCTCGGCGAGGTCACGGTCTGGGCGTCCCTGCCCGGCCACTGA